One Mus musculus strain C57BL/6J chromosome X, GRCm38.p6 C57BL/6J DNA window includes the following coding sequences:
- the Prr32 gene encoding proline-rich protein 32: MACTENGLAGHSHSPIIVPVDKNRSKETCHNVQLRSLSSMLKDDEDDADVWTRPPVSLRPPFNVPRTGARIPQNPRAPRHPLTLTPAIEEESLATAEINSSEGLESQSQKGHDSINMSQEFSGSPMALMIGGPRVGSRVLERSGNNSKPYIPVPRSQGFFPPRGSQSRGPPYIPTLRSGIMMEVTPGNARMANRGNMAHVSFPLGSPRHPMDNWQQSPSLPLSPSITGLPCSSAHCFLPPQAPAFNPFPVMPTAFASPLRFGPPLLPYVFHYNTGAMYPPPYLN, from the exons ATGGCTTGTACTGAAAATGG gcTTGCAGGGCATAGCCATTCACCCATAATAGTTCCTGTGGataaaaacagaagcaaggaGACATGCCACAATGTGCAGCTCCGCTCTCTGAGTTCCATGTTGAAGGATGATGAGGATGATGCAGATGTCTGGACCCGCCCTCCTGTCTCCTTGAGACCTCCCTTCAATGTGCCAAGAACAGGAGCCCGCATTCCTCAAAATCCAAGAGCTCCAAGACACCCTCTTACACTAACACCTGCTATTGAGGAAGAGTCCCTAGCAACAGCAGAAATAAACAGCTCAGAGGGCCTGGAGAGCCAGAGCCAGAAGGGACATGATTCTATTAATATGTCCCAAGAATTCTCTGGAAGCCCTATGGCACTGATGATCGGAGGCCCAAGAGTTGGTAGCAGGGTTCTTGAGAGAAGTGGAAATAACTCAAAGCCATATATTCCTGTGCCTAGATCCCAGGGCTTCTTTCCACCAAGGGGTTCACAGTCACGAGGTCCTCCATATATCCCTACGCTTAGATCAGGGATAATGATGGAAGTGACTCCAGGAAATGCTAGAATGGCAAACAGAGGCAACATGGCTCATGTTTCTTTCCCACTGGGTAGCCCAAGGCACCCTATGGATAATTGGCAACAGAGTCCTTCTCTCCCTTTGTCACCCAGTATTACAGGCTTACCTTGCTCTTCTGCTCATTGCTTTCTGCCTCCCCAAGCTCCAGCATTCAATCCATTTCCTGTGATGCCTACTGCTTTTGCTTCTCCACTGCGATTTGGTCCTCCCCTTTTGCCTTATGTTTTTCATTACAACACTGGAGCAATGTACCCTCCTCCATACTTAAACTAG